From a region of the Nothobranchius furzeri strain GRZ-AD chromosome 12, NfurGRZ-RIMD1, whole genome shotgun sequence genome:
- the LOC107376546 gene encoding zinc finger protein OZF: protein MDKTMFQLRLFVHQRMYTAAEEILVQFEKTIMLAFSEAEGGWLKTGFEGCSLASSSSEPAGEVDASVLQENQDSSLTEQSDFSLDPEVPGPSQPCADLDYDGWNLVETGFVKSEIKEEQGDVVEEIQTPKIVVAPRDQKQEERMNDAGEAGLRNDGAEVSGVDGSVKRQPDRHFCHLCGKSFLYAGALMRHTAKHESKTDCGICGLKRQSTKRLIAHLKSFHSTSVFCDICGRIYSHKNSLKTHKIKHTGNKDFVCQECGKSFFLRAHLVAHVRTHSGDKPFKCNICGKTFTQGQTLLAHKRGHRGEKPYGCVFCGKRFVTSSSLNKHVRFHTGEKPYPCNICGRTFRANGQMTRHRATHLSEKP, encoded by the exons ATGGATAAAACGATGTTCCAGCTGAGGCTGTTCGTTCACCAGCGGATGTACACGGCAGCAGAGGAAATCCTCGTACAATTTGAAAAAACTATCATGCTAGCTTTCTCAGAAGCCGAAGGCGGCTGGTTGAAAACGGGGTTTGAAG GATGTTCATTGGCCAGTTCTTCCTCAGAGccggcaggtgaagtggatgcgtCGGTGCTGCAGGAAAACCAAGATTCCAGCTTAACTGAGCAGTCAGACTTCAGTCTGGATCCTGAAGTTCCAGGACCCTCACAGCCTTGTGCTGATTTGGACTACGATGGCTGGAATTTAGTTGAAACAGGTTTTGTGAAATCTGAGATAAAAGAGGAGCAAGGAGATGTTGTGGAAGAAATCCAAACACCTAAGATTGTTGTAGCTCCACGTGACCAGAAGCAGGAGGAGAGGATGAACGACGCTGGAGAAGCGGGTCTCCGGAACGATGGAGCAGAAGTATCAGGTGTAGATGGTTCTGTTAAAAGACAACCAGATCGTCATTTCTGTCATTTGTGTGGCAAATCATTTCTGTACGCTGGTGCTTTGATGAGGCACACAGCAAAACACGAAAGCAAAACGGATTGCGGCATATGCGGTTTGAAACGCCAATCAACGAAAAGGCTGATCGCTCATTTGAAAAGTTTCCACAGCACCTCCGTCTTCTGTGACATCTGCGGACGAATTTACAGCCATAAAAATAGTctcaaaacacacaaaataaaacacacaggaAACAAAGATTTTGTGTGCCAAGAGTGTGGGAAAAGTTTTTTCCTTAGAGCTCATCTGGTGGCTCACGTGAGGACGCACTCTGGTGACAAACCCTTTAAATGTAACATCTGTGGGAAAACTTTCACTCAGGGCCAGACCCTCCTGGCCCACAAAAGAGGTCACCGGGGAGAAAAGCCCTACGGTTGTGTTTTCTGTGGCAAACGCTTTGTAACGAGCAGTAGTTTAAACAAACACGTGCggttccacacaggagaaaagcccTACCCATGCAACATTTGTGGTCGAACGTTTCGAGCTAATGGACAAATGACTCGTCATAGAGCGACGCATTTATCAGAGAAGCCTTAA